The Shewanella japonica genome has a window encoding:
- a CDS encoding beta-ketoacyl-[acyl-carrier-protein] synthase family protein: MSCAIAITQIGLCTPLGNSSEDVLQNLLSASTDAMVLRDDLLFNASTRVGAINNANLLDIPAELTQFDCRNNQLLYTAAASITADIEHAKKQYGADRVAVVLGTSTSGISKGEAALAYHQQHGEFPPSYHYAQQELGSTSDFLRQLYQLSGPCYTVSTACSSSAKVFASAKRLLLADLCDVVIVGGVDSLCQLTLNGFNALESVSKGLCNPFSQHRDGINIGEGAALFVLKKAQEDAQSRSKSQVYLAGIGESSDAHHISAPHPQGLGAISAMQAALADASITSAQISYVNLHGTATPKNDAMESLAMQQVFNSSNNNEAASIPLCSSTKPLVGHCLGAAGAIEAAFCYLLLSDANQQQQLPPHVWDQQQDMNNPILPFVTPGQSAELTFIMSNSFAFGGSNASVIFAKAEH, translated from the coding sequence ATGAGCTGTGCCATAGCAATTACACAAATCGGGCTTTGTACGCCACTAGGCAATAGCAGTGAAGACGTGCTGCAAAACTTGCTATCAGCAAGCACTGACGCCATGGTGCTGCGTGATGACTTGCTGTTTAATGCAAGCACACGAGTCGGCGCCATTAATAATGCTAACCTTTTGGACATTCCTGCTGAATTGACGCAATTTGATTGTCGTAATAATCAATTGCTTTACACAGCCGCAGCCTCAATAACAGCCGATATCGAGCACGCTAAAAAGCAATACGGTGCAGATAGAGTGGCAGTGGTGCTAGGCACCAGCACATCAGGCATCTCGAAAGGCGAGGCAGCCCTAGCCTATCATCAACAACATGGTGAATTTCCACCTAGCTATCATTATGCCCAACAAGAGCTTGGCAGCACGAGCGACTTTTTGCGTCAGCTATATCAATTAAGCGGCCCTTGTTACACAGTTTCTACGGCATGTTCATCGAGTGCCAAAGTATTCGCTAGTGCTAAGAGATTACTTTTAGCTGACTTATGTGACGTTGTTATTGTTGGCGGTGTGGATAGTTTATGTCAATTAACGTTAAACGGCTTCAATGCCTTAGAGTCAGTGTCTAAAGGCTTATGTAATCCCTTTAGCCAACACCGTGATGGAATTAATATAGGTGAAGGTGCCGCCTTATTTGTGCTGAAAAAAGCTCAGGAGGATGCGCAATCACGCTCGAAATCTCAGGTCTATTTAGCGGGCATTGGCGAGTCATCAGACGCTCACCATATTTCAGCGCCCCACCCTCAAGGCTTAGGTGCAATTAGCGCAATGCAGGCAGCACTTGCCGATGCCAGTATCACTTCTGCACAAATTTCTTACGTTAACTTGCATGGTACAGCAACGCCTAAAAATGATGCGATGGAATCCTTAGCCATGCAGCAAGTTTTTAATTCAAGCAATAACAACGAAGCGGCAAGCATCCCTTTATGTAGCTCGACAAAACCCTTAGTTGGCCATTGTTTGGGCGCTGCTGGCGCCATTGAGGCGGCTTTTTGTTACTTATTGCTCAGTGACGCTAATCAGCAGCAACAATTACCGCCGCACGTATGGGATCAGCAACAAGACATGAATAACC